Proteins from a genomic interval of Paenibacillus sp. RC334:
- a CDS encoding TlyA family RNA methyltransferase: MSVPKERIDVLLVEQGFFESREKAKAAIMAGLVLADSERIEKAGMKVPRDSELKVKGAVHPYVSRGGLKLEKAIRQFELDMKGRTMLDIGSSTGGFTDCALQHGAEYVYAIDVGYNQLDWSLRNDERVCVMEKTNFRYMTPADLNGPVPNFASIDVSFISLRIILPPLLALLRQPADIVALIKPQFEAGREKVGKSGVVRDPATHKEVLQTILTFSHELGLSLQGLAYSPITGGEGNIEFLAHWRLDKPAIADPQQESVDFRPLIDLTVQEAGQTFNNGPSRK, translated from the coding sequence ATGTCTGTTCCGAAGGAACGCATTGATGTATTACTTGTAGAGCAAGGCTTTTTTGAAAGCCGTGAAAAAGCCAAAGCCGCAATTATGGCAGGTCTGGTACTGGCCGACAGTGAACGGATCGAGAAGGCGGGTATGAAGGTACCACGCGACAGCGAGCTTAAAGTAAAGGGTGCAGTGCATCCATATGTAAGCCGTGGAGGGTTGAAGCTGGAAAAGGCTATCCGTCAATTCGAGCTGGATATGAAGGGCAGAACGATGCTGGATATCGGCTCATCCACCGGAGGTTTTACGGATTGTGCCCTCCAGCATGGAGCGGAGTATGTATATGCCATTGACGTGGGATATAATCAGCTGGACTGGTCCCTTCGAAATGACGAACGGGTATGCGTAATGGAGAAAACGAATTTCAGGTATATGACACCTGCAGATTTGAACGGTCCTGTACCGAATTTTGCAAGTATTGATGTTTCATTTATTTCGCTGCGCATTATTTTGCCACCATTGCTTGCGTTGCTGCGTCAGCCTGCTGACATTGTGGCTCTGATTAAGCCACAGTTTGAAGCCGGACGTGAAAAGGTGGGGAAATCCGGCGTCGTCCGCGATCCTGCAACGCACAAAGAAGTGTTGCAAACCATCCTGACGTTCTCGCACGAGCTTGGACTTTCGCTGCAAGGATTGGCTTATTCTCCTATTACCGGTGGAGAAGGCAATATTGAATTTTTGGCACATTGGCGTTTGGATAAGCCTGCTATTGCTGACCCGCAACAGGAAAGCGTTGATTTCCGTCCGTTAATTGACCTTACTGTTCAGGAAGCAGGGCAGACCTTCAATAATGGTCCGTCGCGTAAGTAA